The DNA segment GCTCTTCCTTTCGTGCGTGGTCTGTCTCATTATAAAGGAATTGCGTCGTGGCGGAAGCGGTTACAAAAAAGTGACCGTCCGGTCACCTTTTTGTGCCTCCTTTTGCTCCGGCCGCACCGCTTTTATAATGACGATACGGCCTCGTGCCGTAATCCCGCAAAAGGAGGAACGCGAAAATGGCCCTGTCCAACATTGCCGGCTGGAGCAACATCGCCGCGTCGGCTTCGTCATGCGGCACCCCAAAGCCCTCGTCGTGCGGCGCCCCGAAACCCTCGTCGTGCGGCGCGCCCAAACCCGAGAAGTAGCTGCTCCATTTCAAGAGTCCGAAGCCATGCGGCTTCGGATTTTTCCATGCACAGGTTGTCTGCCGCAGGCAGACTTTTTATAGAGAGGTTGACTGTGAAGCATTATTTTTCCTTTCAGTGGCACATCACCGACGATTGTGACCAGCGATGTAAGCATTGCTACATCTATTCCGGCGGCGCGAAAAGATGCGTGAACTCGATGAGCTGGGCGCAGATGGAAGACGTGCTGGCCAACTGCCATGATTTCTGTTCCGTCTACCGGCGGCGTCCTTATTTCTATATCACCGGCGGCGATCCGATCCTGCATCCTGATTTCTGGCGGCTGCTGAAAAAACTCAGAAAGATGGATGCCCCCTTTGTGATCCTCGGCAATCCGTTTCATCTCGACGATACGGTCTGCGCGCGCCTGAAAGAACTTGGCTGCGAGCAGTACCAGCTTTCCCTCGACGGTTTGCGCGAGACGCACGACTGGTTTCGCCGCCCCGGTTCCTTCGACTGTACGCTGGAGAAGATCTCCGCGCTCAAAAAGGCCGGCATCAGCGCTTCCGTCATGACGACGGTGTCGGGAGCCAACATCGCTGAGATCCCGGCCGTCATCGACATCGTCGTCGAGCACGGCGTCGACGTGTTCTCTTTTTCGCGCTACTGTCCGACCGGCGGCGAGGCCGACGCCCGTATCGAGCCGATGCAGTACCGCGCTCTGCTCGACCGCTGCCATAAGAAGTTCGCCGCTTACGAAGCCGCGAGCAGTGCGACGCATTTTTACCGCAAGGATCATCTCTGGACGCTGTACGAGTACGAGGAGGGACTTTTCAAAATTCCCGGCGAAGCGCAGTCCGGCATGATCTACGGCGGGTGCGGATGTGGCTCCGGACATCTAAGCATTTTGCCCACAGGCGATCTGTATGCTTGCCGGCGCTTTCCCAGCCGCGTGGGCAATGCGCTTACCGACCGCATGGCCGACGTATGGCTGTGCGAGATGGAACGCTACCGCGATTTCATGAAATTCAAAAAGTGCGTCGGCTGCGAGCTGATGCCATGGTGTCGCGGCTGCCCGGCCGTGGCCTGCGGTACGTCGGGCGGCTTTTACGACGCCGATCCTCAGTGCTGGAAGGAGATTGAACGATGAACATGCGCGCGGTCTCGCTGAGCGGCCCCTGCGAGGGCAAAAATCTGAAATTGAGCACGATTCCCGTGCCGAAATCGCGTCCCGGCTGGGTGCTGGTACGCGTTCGGGCTTTCGGCATGAATCATTCGGAAGAGCTGTTGCGAAAGTACGAAATTGCCGAAGATTATATCGCCAAGCCGATCGTTCCGGGCATCGAATGCGTCGGGGAGATCACCGATCCCTCGGACAGCGCTTTTGCGCCCGGGCAGCGGGTCGCCGCGCTGATGGGCGGCATGGGGCGCAGCTTCAATGGGAGTTACGCGGAGTATGCGCTGCTGCCGCGCGCTCACGTCTTTGCGGTCGCTTCGCGGCTGAACTGGACTGAACTGGCGGCGGTGCCGGAAACGTGGTTTACGGCCTGGGGGTCGTTGTTTGAATCTCTGCACCTGACGTCCGGCGATAGACTGCTGATCCGCGGCGCGACCTGTGCGCTGGGCTATGCGGCGATCCAGATCGCGCGCGCCGTCGGCTGCCGCGTGATCGCTACCACTCACCGTGAGAACAAGCTGCCGCTGCTGGCGGAAGCCGACGAAACGGCGCTTGACAGGGGGAACCTGCGCGGGACGCTGTCGGGCGTGACGAAAGCGCTGGAACTCGTCGGCCCGCGCACGCTGCGCGACACGCTACAGTGCGTGGAGCGCGGCGGCATAGTGTGCAGCACAGGCATCCTCGGCGGCGTCTTCGCGTTGGATGGCTTCGATCCGATCAAAGAGATCCCTAACGGCGTTTATCTGACCGGCTTCTTCAGCAACTCACC comes from the Pyramidobacter piscolens W5455 genome and includes:
- the acgM gene encoding radical SAM/SPASM domain protein, ACGX system, producing MKHYFSFQWHITDDCDQRCKHCYIYSGGAKRCVNSMSWAQMEDVLANCHDFCSVYRRRPYFYITGGDPILHPDFWRLLKKLRKMDAPFVILGNPFHLDDTVCARLKELGCEQYQLSLDGLRETHDWFRRPGSFDCTLEKISALKKAGISASVMTTVSGANIAEIPAVIDIVVEHGVDVFSFSRYCPTGGEADARIEPMQYRALLDRCHKKFAAYEAASSATHFYRKDHLWTLYEYEEGLFKIPGEAQSGMIYGGCGCGSGHLSILPTGDLYACRRFPSRVGNALTDRMADVWLCEMERYRDFMKFKKCVGCELMPWCRGCPAVACGTSGGFYDADPQCWKEIER
- a CDS encoding zinc-binding dehydrogenase translates to MNMRAVSLSGPCEGKNLKLSTIPVPKSRPGWVLVRVRAFGMNHSEELLRKYEIAEDYIAKPIVPGIECVGEITDPSDSAFAPGQRVAALMGGMGRSFNGSYAEYALLPRAHVFAVASRLNWTELAAVPETWFTAWGSLFESLHLTSGDRLLIRGATCALGYAAIQIARAVGCRVIATTHRENKLPLLAEADETALDRGNLRGTLSGVTKALELVGPRTLRDTLQCVERGGIVCSTGILGGVFALDGFDPIKEIPNGVYLTGFFSNSPSQNVMDRIFSFIEEHALTPKVGAVYPFSRIAEACRTAEEGHVNGKIVIVMDEVAEPSR